A single region of the Triticum dicoccoides isolate Atlit2015 ecotype Zavitan chromosome 2B, WEW_v2.0, whole genome shotgun sequence genome encodes:
- the LOC119361454 gene encoding palmitoyl-acyl carrier protein thioesterase, chloroplastic-like, with translation MANTTLSSGTIYHSRVLIRCSSSERGGQQRSNAAVRVNGAAHRATLQVGAALETSINETLAELSAPLLAPATDGRERSRQNIPTEKQAEDPFRQAQIVEGGVRYQQTVVVRSYEVGPDRTATLETILNLLQETALNHVWMSGLLGDGFGATHGMIKSNLIWVVSRMHVQVDHYPLWGDVLEIDTWVGSSGKNGMRRDWLIRGRGSGNIYVRATSTWVMMNKDTRRLSKMPEEVRGEISPWFIDRHAIHEEATEKIIKLDSNAKHVDSDLKPKRSDLDMNQHVNNVKYVRWMLETIPDQFLQHHQLSSIILEYRKECGSSDVVQSICQPDEDSVSPSENVTMVRGPSLLPEVINGHHSLAGALQQWPTKYTHLLQLKAGDVHEEIVRGRTTWKKKL, from the exons ATGGCTAACACAACCTTGTCGTCGGGTACCATCTACCACTCGCGCGTGCTCATCAGATGCTCCTCGTCGGAGAGGGGAGGGCAGCAGCGGAGCAACGCGGCCGTGAGGGTCAACGGGGCCGCGCACCGCGCCACGCTGCAGGTGGGGGCGGCGCTGGAGACGTCCATCAACGAAACGCTGGCGGAGCTCAGCGCCCCGCTGCTGGCGCCAGCGACGGACGGGCGGGAGCGCAGCCGGCAGAACATCCCGACGGAGAAACAGGCCGAGGATCCCTTCCGGCAGGCGCAGATCGTGGAGGGCGGTGTGCGGTACCAGCAGACGGTGGTGGTGCGCTCCTACGAGGTTGGCCCCGACAGAACGGCCACACTCGAGACCATACTGAATCTTCTCCAG GAGACAGCACTGAACCACGTGTGGATGTCCGGTCTGCTTGGCGACGGCTTCGGCGCGACGCACGGCATGATCAAGAGCAACCTCATCTGGGTCGTGTCCAGGATGCACGTCCAAGTCGATCACTATCCATTATGGGGTGATGTGCTGGAGATTGACACGTGGGTTGGCTCGTCGGGGAAGAACGGGATGCGGCGTGACTGGCTCATCCGCGGCCGCGGCTCCGGCAACATCTACGTCCGGGCAACCAGCACATGGGTGATGATGAACAAGGACACTAGGAGGCTGTCCAAGATGCCCGAGGAGGTCAGGGGTGAGATCTCGCCGTGGTTCATCGACCGCCACGCCATCCACGAGGAGGCCACCGAGAAGATCATCAAGCTCGACAGCAACGCCAAGCATGTCGACTCTGACTTGAAG CCCAAGCGAAGCGATCTGGACATGAACCAACACGTCAATAATGTCAAATATGTACGGTGGATGCTTGAG ACAATCCCCGATCAGTTCCTGCAGCACCACCAGCTGAGCAGCATCATACTGGAGTACAGGAAGGAGTGTGGGAGCTCCGATGTTGTGCAGTCTATTTGCCAGCCAGACGAGGACTCGGTCTCTCCAAGCGAGAACGTTACCATGGTGAGGGGACCCTCACTCTTGCCCGAAGTCATCAATGGCCACCACAGCTTGGCGGGTGCACTACAGCAATGGCCAACAAAGTACACGCACCTTCTGCAACTAAAAGCAGGTGATGTGCATGAGGAGATTGTTAGGGGCAGAACCACGTGGAAGAAGAAGTTATAA